The Clostridium sp. AWRP genome has a window encoding:
- a CDS encoding insulinase family protein: protein MRTLKMKIVLLLAFVFMFQCSSFDTVFAAANSNENTFIDLTVGNSYFGFKVLSKTYIKDIDSTVYELEHEKTGGKVCYMKNNDNYKVFSVAFKTLPKDSTGVNHIIEHVIAEEQRHNNGMFSQGNSNTDAKFTYYHGADLNEEKFETAMKGTLNSVFFPNINENLMKQEGWRYDISSPSDELKVNGIVYNEEKGRKSPYEVLQDKIEASLFPNSAQFDSGGNPEDIPKLTYKELLETYKKNYTPSNSLICLYGNLDITKILESINNNYFSKFNKTASIDTSTKYEKVNDKMAFSEGYYSLPKGSSVTNKTYLSLNYALGNDLNKETLGMLENILSSPLEKAFSDNNLGHPIWVGDNPFSITAEGANESQKEKFQTVVNSTLQNIVKNGFDKELVNSKFNEYEMDQRKESSSALREKIYVKDIIEAWCENESIEQSLLSISKIENIKEKYKKDNRYFENLIQKYILNNTHSSLVVMKPKPGLDDENESKLKDSLAKYKASLSLNQINELINQNKAFKSWQDDYSKQTSKNNSVDLNTVNKKSEEIPSEVSDYNGVKILKHPIYTAGLQYINLYFDTSKIPQDKLMYLVLLTKILGNVGTQNYTYDKLSNAVGTNTGGITFYPDNPSLECPMCDKDSDKYYPKLKVSMLTLNNNLQNSFNILQEITNSSNFSDKDGLKSLIKKVKSDMQNDINNDPYIFVAPEALSYSSDSGKYYNIYSLPFYNFICDLDKNFDKQSDEVIKNLNYVKNLTFNKNNLIVSYTGDDSDYGNFVKCFDTFFNKINGSNGNSQKYTFDYSSKNEAFITPAQVQCIVKSGNYKKLGYKPSGKMVVFGTIVQSYLTQKLRRKGGAYSVGVERNNSDFSFYSTSDPNLKNTIDTFNTVPDYLKNFNPDKNEMNKYILASLKYIDTLRDPEGKASEADNMYIMGITQEDVQKYRDEILSTTADDIRNYAPMMDAIMKQNNLCVSGNENIINSNKALFQSIKNLCYN, encoded by the coding sequence ATGAGAACTTTAAAAATGAAAATTGTTTTACTACTAGCATTTGTATTTATGTTCCAATGCTCTAGTTTTGATACAGTATTTGCAGCGGCAAATTCCAATGAGAATACCTTTATTGATTTAACTGTTGGAAATAGTTACTTTGGATTTAAGGTGTTATCAAAGACATATATAAAAGATATTGATTCAACAGTCTATGAGCTTGAACATGAAAAGACAGGAGGGAAAGTTTGTTACATGAAAAACAATGATAATTATAAAGTATTTTCAGTTGCTTTCAAAACTTTACCAAAGGACAGCACTGGTGTAAATCATATTATTGAACATGTAATCGCTGAGGAACAAAGACATAATAATGGCATGTTTTCACAAGGAAATAGTAATACTGATGCGAAATTCACATATTATCATGGAGCTGATTTGAATGAAGAAAAATTTGAAACTGCTATGAAGGGTACATTAAATTCAGTATTCTTCCCAAATATTAATGAAAATTTAATGAAACAAGAGGGATGGAGATATGATATATCTTCTCCTAGTGATGAACTTAAAGTAAATGGTATTGTATATAACGAAGAAAAAGGTAGAAAGTCACCTTATGAAGTTCTTCAAGATAAAATAGAAGCATCTTTATTTCCAAATTCAGCTCAATTTGATTCAGGAGGAAACCCCGAAGATATACCTAAACTTACTTATAAAGAACTTTTAGAAACTTATAAAAAGAACTATACTCCTTCAAATAGTCTTATTTGTCTTTATGGGAATTTAGATATTACAAAAATATTAGAATCCATAAATAATAATTATTTTAGTAAATTTAATAAAACAGCTTCAATTGATACCAGTACGAAATATGAAAAAGTTAATGACAAAATGGCTTTTTCTGAAGGATACTATTCTCTACCTAAAGGAAGCAGCGTTACAAATAAAACATACTTGTCATTAAATTATGCACTTGGAAATGATCTAAATAAAGAAACTCTTGGTATGCTTGAGAATATTCTTTCATCACCTTTAGAAAAAGCATTTTCTGACAATAATTTAGGACATCCTATTTGGGTAGGTGACAATCCTTTTAGCATAACAGCTGAAGGAGCAAATGAATCTCAGAAGGAAAAATTTCAAACTGTAGTTAATAGTACTTTACAAAACATAGTTAAGAATGGTTTTGATAAGGAGCTAGTTAATTCTAAATTTAACGAGTATGAAATGGACCAGCGTAAGGAGTCTTCATCGGCTCTCAGGGAAAAAATATACGTTAAGGATATTATTGAGGCATGGTGTGAAAATGAAAGTATAGAACAAAGTTTATTATCCATCTCTAAAATTGAAAATATTAAAGAAAAATATAAAAAAGACAATAGATACTTTGAAAATTTAATCCAAAAATATATATTAAATAACACTCATTCATCACTTGTCGTTATGAAGCCTAAGCCTGGATTGGATGATGAAAATGAAAGTAAGTTAAAGGATTCTCTAGCAAAATATAAAGCAAGTTTATCTTTAAATCAGATAAACGAATTAATAAATCAAAATAAAGCATTTAAATCCTGGCAGGATGATTATTCAAAGCAAACTTCTAAAAATAATTCTGTAGATTTAAATACTGTAAATAAAAAATCTGAAGAAATACCTTCAGAAGTAAGCGATTATAATGGAGTGAAGATATTAAAACATCCTATTTATACAGCCGGACTTCAATATATTAATCTTTATTTTGATACAAGTAAAATTCCTCAAGATAAATTAATGTATTTAGTTTTATTGACAAAAATATTAGGAAATGTTGGTACGCAAAATTATACTTATGATAAGTTATCAAATGCAGTAGGTACTAATACTGGTGGAATTACATTTTATCCTGATAATCCAAGTTTAGAATGTCCAATGTGTGATAAAGATTCTGATAAGTATTATCCTAAATTAAAAGTTTCTATGCTCACACTAAATAATAATTTACAAAATTCCTTTAACATTCTGCAGGAGATAACTAACAGTAGTAATTTTTCAGATAAGGATGGTTTAAAGAGCTTGATTAAAAAAGTGAAATCAGATATGCAAAATGATATAAACAATGACCCTTATATTTTTGTTGCTCCTGAAGCACTGTCTTACAGCTCTGATAGTGGCAAATACTATAATATATATAGCTTACCTTTTTATAATTTTATTTGCGATTTGGATAAGAATTTTGATAAGCAATCTGATGAAGTTATAAAAAATCTTAATTATGTAAAAAATTTAACATTTAATAAGAATAATTTAATTGTAAGTTATACTGGAGATGACTCGGATTATGGTAACTTTGTTAAATGCTTTGATACCTTTTTCAATAAAATAAATGGATCAAATGGAAACAGTCAAAAATATACATTTGATTATTCATCGAAGAATGAAGCATTTATAACTCCAGCACAAGTGCAATGTATAGTAAAGTCAGGAAACTACAAAAAATTAGGATATAAACCTAGTGGAAAAATGGTGGTATTTGGGACAATAGTACAAAGCTATTTAACACAAAAGCTTAGAAGAAAAGGTGGTGCTTATAGTGTAGGTGTAGAAAGAAATAATTCCGATTTTTCGTTTTATTCTACAAGTGACCCTAATCTAAAAAACACAATAGATACATTTAACACGGTACCAGATTATTTAAAAAATTTCAATCCAGATAAAAATGAGATGAATAAATATATTTTAGCATCATTAAAGTATATAGATACGCTGAGGGATCCTGAAGGTAAAGCTTCTGAAGCTGATAATATGTATATTATGGGTATAACACAGGAAGATGTTCAAAAGTATAGAGATGAAATTCTTTCAACTACAGCAGATGATATACGAAATTATGCACCTATGATGGACGCCATCATGAAGCAAAATAATCTGTGTGTAAGCGGAAATGAAAATATAATAAATTCAAATAAAGCATTATTTCAAAGTATAAAGAATTTATGCTATAACTAA
- a CDS encoding serpin family protein: MFKSKAFIPVLISIILASAGSGYYMQKVKASDAAENIKQWTEQKDVSTEKVWKLTFKQGLLVDWPSLDKAITITDSTGKIINVRMDEANYGNSILIYPPKDGYKAGETYYLNVSKDLKLYSKTGSSTSNLKQPITMKFTVNGIKTIDINKDSLVSVSNNKFAFDLMRQLTIKDKDKNIIISPLSIGTILAETQNGAVGDTKNEILKSIGLSDADDKTINEQYYSLLDYYNNLKSTKLKTADSIWVDKSTNLDQQFIDTSQKYYNSEVSTLDFKDNNSVDVVNKWVDKSTDGQVKKIIDNINTEDAAILINAVNFKGTWLDEFPKANTKSEEFNLSNGQKIKTDNMEDIRVNSYLKENNFSAVKIPYYDGLEMDLFLPDKGVDINNFVSSFSKSNMDKWMKDFYDARVTMKIPKFKLEYEEDNMVDILKKLGITTAFDKNKADFSGISQQMPLYISKITHKTSINVDEEGTAAAAVTAVEMGTTACMPPEYKNVDFTIDRPFVFAIRDCKTGAIVFMGKVENPQK, encoded by the coding sequence GTGTTTAAATCAAAAGCGTTTATACCTGTTTTAATTTCAATTATACTTGCATCCGCAGGTTCTGGATATTATATGCAAAAGGTAAAAGCTAGTGATGCAGCGGAAAATATAAAACAGTGGACAGAACAAAAGGATGTTAGTACAGAAAAAGTGTGGAAATTAACTTTTAAGCAGGGGTTGTTAGTTGATTGGCCGTCTTTGGACAAGGCTATTACTATAACAGATTCAACGGGTAAGATAATTAATGTGAGAATGGATGAGGCAAACTATGGTAACAGTATTTTAATATATCCTCCAAAGGATGGATATAAAGCAGGAGAAACCTATTATTTGAATGTTTCTAAAGATTTAAAACTTTATAGTAAAACAGGTTCATCTACAAGTAATCTTAAGCAGCCAATTACTATGAAATTTACGGTTAATGGCATTAAAACAATAGATATAAATAAGGATAGTTTAGTAAGTGTATCAAATAATAAGTTTGCATTTGACTTAATGAGGCAATTGACAATTAAGGACAAGGATAAAAATATAATAATATCACCCTTAAGCATAGGAACCATATTAGCTGAGACACAAAATGGAGCGGTGGGAGATACAAAAAATGAGATATTAAAGTCTATAGGGTTAAGTGATGCAGACGATAAAACAATAAATGAACAATACTACAGTTTATTAGATTATTACAATAATTTAAAATCAACAAAGCTAAAAACAGCGGATTCCATATGGGTTGATAAAAGTACGAATTTAGATCAGCAATTTATTGATACTTCACAAAAATATTATAATTCAGAAGTAAGCACGTTAGATTTCAAAGATAATAATTCAGTAGATGTCGTCAATAAATGGGTAGATAAAAGTACAGATGGACAAGTAAAAAAGATAATAGATAATATTAATACAGAAGATGCGGCAATTTTAATCAACGCTGTAAACTTTAAAGGAACCTGGTTAGATGAATTTCCTAAAGCAAATACAAAATCAGAAGAATTTAATTTATCAAACGGTCAAAAAATAAAAACGGACAATATGGAAGATATACGTGTAAATAGTTATTTAAAAGAAAACAATTTTTCAGCTGTGAAAATTCCATACTATGATGGGTTAGAAATGGATTTGTTTTTGCCGGATAAGGGAGTAGATATAAACAATTTTGTATCAAGCTTTAGTAAAAGCAATATGGACAAATGGATGAAGGACTTTTATGATGCAAGAGTCACCATGAAAATACCTAAATTCAAGCTGGAATATGAAGAAGACAACATGGTTGATATACTTAAGAAGTTGGGCATAACTACAGCTTTTGATAAAAATAAAGCTGATTTTAGTGGAATTTCACAGCAAATGCCGCTGTATATAAGTAAAATTACACATAAAACTTCTATCAACGTAGATGAAGAGGGAACAGCAGCTGCTGCGGTAACTGCTGTAGAAATGGGTACTACAGCATGTATGCCTCCAGAATACAAGAATGTTGATTTTACTATTGACAGACCTTTTGTTTTTGCAATAAGAGATTGTAAAACAGGAGCAATAGTATTTATGGGAAAAGTTGAAAATCCACAAAAGTAG
- a CDS encoding sigma-70 family RNA polymerase sigma factor translates to MEQTTLINVLDEKKSRDKDFTYIFETYYKRIYNYIYYRINCNEEAEDLTSEVFEKAMIKINMYSEDKSPFEVWLFAIARNVINDYFRGLKKHKVFSMDKLQKVISTEKNPEDVFVKSETNDELLKALNILNTKERNIIAFKFGASLKNKEIAEIVGITESNVGVILYRTMKKLKKELEREV, encoded by the coding sequence ATGGAACAAACTACATTAATTAATGTTTTAGATGAAAAAAAATCTAGAGATAAAGATTTTACTTATATTTTTGAAACCTACTATAAGAGAATTTATAACTATATATATTACCGGATTAATTGTAATGAAGAAGCAGAAGATTTGACGAGTGAAGTATTTGAAAAAGCAATGATTAAAATCAACATGTATAGTGAAGATAAATCTCCTTTTGAAGTATGGCTTTTCGCTATAGCAAGAAACGTAATAAATGATTATTTTAGAGGATTAAAAAAGCATAAGGTGTTTTCTATGGATAAATTGCAAAAGGTAATATCCACGGAAAAGAATCCGGAAGATGTATTTGTAAAATCAGAGACTAATGATGAACTTTTAAAAGCACTAAATATTTTAAATACAAAAGAACGAAATATTATAGCATTTAAATTTGGAGCAAGTTTAAAAAACAAAGAAATTGCAGAAATTGTTGGTATTACAGAAAGCAATGTGGGGGTAATACTCTATAGGACAATGAAAAAGTTAAAAAAAGAATTGGAAAGAGAGGTATAG
- a CDS encoding DUF4367 domain-containing protein, producing the protein MNKKNIEDKFSVNMDAYLNGIQNVDESNSEEFNELLEIGKTLANKDFSENSNKEAVFNKTLKNINEHKGDNIMKKSNRIKKTVAAAAVFLVVGGVFTQTSFAKGLAEKVINRISLGHITAEQIQEPSQVVIPTDLKGKIFDKNKNPVTVVTKNTGKLYTKSGEEIATILNGKIVTVTEEKAEDEKIEKNMLIVKNASSLNKYTCFNVKLPSYLPEGYKFDRAEFYKDNDGSVSSKYIDLYFTNAKTGKYIQMQQRFASKETKYEDGTDGKMEKVKVNGKDAILSDNKNMDWENNGVLYSLSGRGAFGKTELIKIADSIK; encoded by the coding sequence ATGAACAAAAAAAATATTGAGGATAAATTTTCTGTGAATATGGATGCTTATCTTAATGGAATACAGAATGTTGATGAATCAAACAGTGAAGAATTCAATGAACTTTTAGAAATCGGCAAAACTTTAGCAAATAAAGATTTCAGTGAAAATAGTAATAAAGAAGCTGTTTTTAATAAAACATTAAAAAATATAAATGAGCATAAAGGAGATAATATTATGAAAAAATCAAATAGAATAAAAAAGACAGTTGCTGCAGCAGCAGTATTTTTAGTAGTAGGTGGCGTATTTACCCAGACTTCTTTTGCTAAAGGTTTAGCAGAAAAAGTAATAAATAGAATATCTCTTGGTCATATAACAGCGGAACAAATACAAGAACCTTCGCAAGTGGTAATTCCAACCGATTTAAAAGGCAAAATCTTTGATAAAAATAAAAATCCTGTAACAGTAGTTACGAAAAATACAGGGAAATTATATACAAAATCAGGTGAAGAAATTGCTACAATTTTAAATGGAAAGATAGTAACAGTAACTGAGGAAAAAGCTGAAGATGAAAAAATTGAGAAGAATATGCTAATAGTTAAAAATGCTAGCAGTTTAAATAAATATACTTGTTTTAATGTTAAGCTGCCTTCCTATTTGCCAGAAGGTTATAAATTTGATAGGGCAGAATTTTATAAAGATAACGATGGAAGCGTAAGTAGTAAATATATTGATTTATATTTTACTAATGCAAAAACAGGAAAGTATATTCAAATGCAGCAAAGATTTGCTAGCAAAGAAACTAAATATGAAGATGGGACAGATGGAAAAATGGAAAAAGTAAAAGTTAATGGAAAAGACGCAATATTGTCTGATAACAAAAACATGGATTGGGAGAATAATGGGGTACTTTATAGTTTATCAGGCAGAGGAGCATTTGGAAAAACTGAATTAATAAAAATTGCAGATTCCATTAAATAA
- a CDS encoding insulinase family protein, whose protein sequence is MRLLKNKLIFLLTFVFIFQSVDLSSVFAAAENNNNNGFKLIKQTYISSLKTTVMQYVHVKSGAKLIYLKNDDPNKTFCINFRTPPSDNTGVNHIIEHCLLDGSKKYPVNNAGLTMNNQSLCKVENGHTGEESTQYYVTSSNDKDFMNFTGLLLDSVFYPNLLTNRNIFLQEGGHYEISADKSKAKYTGVVYSEQMSRENPSEMMNYKSPESVLPDTIYKWNSGGNLGDIPNVTYENVVKTYKKFYKPSNSYIYLYGNLNIDETLKYIDNNYLSKFDNEQVDSKISFQKPFVKGVDKTYYYNAKSNTDKNSTYFSENYVIDKITNTEAVNSFYVLYDILQSKLNKAASNNGLNEIDVMPCPFLQPVLTIECDNASEDQKAKFQKIIDDTLKDIVTNGIYKKDIKALISSYESQKNSESLNTAHGIHLNDEIMQSWLFDGDPTIYLDADKYVNILKKELNGRYFEDMIQKYLINNTHKSIVTLKAQKAAVQDKENIDTKSLSKSQIDKIIQDTEELKEWQSEVNSKDALSKLPLLSNSDLKLDKPEVNTSTSKDGTKMLFTPVNTSNGSYYNLYFDTSMIPQNKIPYINLLCYILTNGSSDKYNQFNSTNGTDAPTYGNIEFSSDAYGRFDSSTVYSPKIKAYAAVPNGNIDSSLKLLKEIINNTNFNNKDKIKDFINQAKISSKGEVYKNRFLGYLSEKGKYNDNLKGFPYYDFLCGLQDNYDLKWNEIQANLTDVYNIVFNKSNLIVGFVGTDDSYASFQKSFSDFLKNIKYTDSKPVNYKFNDASKNEAIPTLSPNINGVYKGCNINKLGYKYNGSMKVLGAVINDYLINQVRTSGGYGADSTINEDGNIYFSTARMPDINKSMEIFNTLPSYLKNFKADNDEMMRYKIGAFKKLTNSGSQVYSAISSQEDTIKGKTQSDYEMELSEILNTTPEDINNMSNMIQDVVKQNVFFVLGNKDKINAQKDMFSRIIHLTK, encoded by the coding sequence ATGAGATTATTAAAAAATAAATTAATCTTTTTATTAACATTTGTATTTATATTTCAAAGTGTCGATTTAAGCTCGGTTTTTGCTGCAGCAGAAAATAATAATAATAATGGATTTAAACTAATAAAACAAACTTACATTAGTAGTTTGAAAACAACTGTAATGCAGTATGTCCATGTTAAAAGTGGTGCAAAATTAATATATTTAAAAAATGATGATCCAAACAAAACCTTTTGTATAAATTTTCGCACGCCGCCTTCTGATAATACTGGCGTAAATCACATAATTGAGCATTGCTTATTAGATGGGTCAAAAAAATATCCTGTAAATAATGCTGGACTTACAATGAATAATCAATCCTTATGTAAGGTTGAAAATGGACATACTGGTGAGGAGAGTACGCAATACTATGTAACAAGTTCCAATGATAAGGACTTCATGAACTTTACAGGATTACTTTTGGATTCAGTATTTTATCCAAATTTACTTACTAATCGCAATATATTTCTTCAGGAAGGGGGACATTATGAAATTAGTGCAGACAAGTCAAAAGCAAAATATACTGGCGTGGTATATAGCGAACAAATGTCTCGTGAAAATCCATCTGAAATGATGAACTATAAGTCTCCTGAATCTGTACTTCCTGATACTATATATAAATGGAATTCAGGTGGTAATCTAGGGGATATTCCTAATGTTACATATGAGAATGTAGTAAAGACTTATAAAAAATTCTATAAGCCATCAAATAGCTATATTTATCTTTATGGAAATTTAAATATTGATGAAACGCTTAAATATATAGATAATAATTACCTTAGCAAATTTGACAATGAACAAGTTGATAGCAAAATTAGTTTTCAAAAACCTTTTGTAAAAGGTGTAGACAAAACATATTACTATAATGCGAAGAGTAACACTGATAAAAATAGTACTTATTTTTCGGAGAATTATGTAATTGATAAAATTACAAATACGGAAGCAGTAAATTCTTTTTATGTATTATATGATATTCTTCAATCCAAACTTAATAAAGCTGCAAGCAATAATGGACTTAATGAGATAGATGTTATGCCTTGTCCATTTCTTCAGCCAGTTTTGACTATTGAATGTGATAATGCTTCTGAGGATCAAAAGGCAAAATTTCAAAAAATTATTGATGATACTTTAAAAGATATTGTAACAAATGGCATCTATAAGAAAGATATAAAAGCTTTAATTTCTTCTTATGAATCCCAAAAAAATAGTGAATCTTTAAATACAGCACATGGCATTCATTTAAATGATGAAATCATGCAGTCCTGGTTATTTGATGGTGATCCTACAATTTATCTTGATGCAGATAAATATGTAAATATTTTAAAGAAAGAGCTTAATGGAAGATATTTTGAAGATATGATTCAGAAGTACTTAATAAATAATACTCATAAATCTATAGTTACACTGAAAGCACAAAAAGCTGCTGTACAAGATAAAGAAAATATAGACACAAAGTCATTATCTAAAAGCCAAATTGATAAGATTATTCAAGATACAGAAGAATTAAAAGAGTGGCAGTCAGAGGTAAATTCAAAAGATGCGCTTTCAAAACTGCCTTTGCTTAGCAATTCGGATTTAAAATTAGACAAACCTGAAGTAAATACATCTACTTCAAAAGATGGAACTAAAATGTTATTTACACCGGTTAACACAAGTAATGGTTCTTATTACAATTTATATTTTGATACTTCCATGATACCGCAAAATAAAATTCCCTATATAAATCTATTGTGCTATATTCTTACAAATGGAAGCAGCGATAAATACAATCAGTTCAATTCTACAAATGGAACTGATGCCCCTACTTATGGCAATATAGAATTTTCTTCAGATGCATATGGAAGATTTGATTCCTCCACTGTATATTCTCCTAAAATAAAGGCTTATGCAGCTGTACCAAATGGTAACATAGATAGTTCATTGAAATTACTTAAGGAGATAATTAATAATACAAACTTCAATAATAAAGATAAAATAAAAGATTTTATAAATCAGGCGAAGATTTCATCAAAAGGTGAAGTTTATAAAAATCGTTTTTTGGGCTATCTTTCAGAAAAGGGTAAGTATAATGATAATTTAAAAGGATTTCCTTACTATGATTTTTTATGTGGTTTACAGGATAACTATGATTTAAAGTGGAATGAAATTCAAGCCAATCTTACAGATGTGTACAATATTGTATTCAATAAAAGCAATCTTATAGTTGGATTTGTTGGAACAGATGATTCATATGCAAGTTTTCAAAAAAGTTTTTCAGATTTTTTGAAGAATATTAAATATACAGATTCTAAACCTGTAAATTATAAATTTAATGATGCTAGTAAAAATGAAGCTATTCCTACTCTCAGTCCAAATATAAATGGAGTATATAAAGGCTGCAATATAAATAAACTTGGCTACAAATATAACGGCAGCATGAAAGTTCTTGGAGCTGTAATTAATGATTATTTAATTAATCAGGTTCGTACAAGCGGTGGATATGGAGCAGATTCAACTATAAATGAGGATGGTAATATTTATTTTAGTACTGCTAGAATGCCAGATATTAATAAATCCATGGAGATATTTAATACATTACCTTCTTATTTGAAAAACTTTAAAGCTGATAATGATGAAATGATGAGATATAAAATAGGTGCATTTAAAAAGCTAACTAATTCAGGATCACAGGTTTATTCTGCAATAAGCAGCCAGGAAGATACAATTAAAGGAAAAACCCAAAGCGATTATGAAATGGAATTGAGTGAAATTTTAAATACAACCCCTGAAGATATAAATAATATGTCTAATATGATTCAAGATGTTGTTAAACAAAATGTTTTCTTTGTTTTAGGAAATAAAGATAAAATAAATGCACAAAAGGATATGTTTAGTAGAATAATTCATTTAACAAAATAA
- a CDS encoding M15 family metallopeptidase yields MKKLVIVPLLLIAAVIIYSVCNLSQAKIAHVYSNNQNSNKFLILVNKNHPLSSIYIPENLTMLNVEFLPSASHEEKMMQGEAAEQLENLFKYAHKKDMNLYGVSAYRSYKSQKQVYDERVRRVGKKQADEYVAHPGTSEHQTGLAIDVTNEAGFKGMLTVDFGQTKEGKWLKANAYRFGFIMRYPKEKEAITGYNYESWHIRYVGVKAAKKMYDRNIVLEEYLGEK; encoded by the coding sequence TTGAAAAAGTTAGTTATAGTACCACTATTGTTGATAGCTGCAGTAATAATTTACTCAGTATGTAATTTAAGTCAAGCTAAAATTGCTCACGTATACTCAAATAATCAAAATTCAAATAAATTTTTAATTTTAGTAAATAAAAATCATCCTCTATCATCAATCTATATACCCGAGAATTTAACAATGCTTAATGTGGAATTTTTACCAAGTGCATCTCATGAAGAAAAGATGATGCAAGGTGAAGCAGCTGAGCAACTAGAAAATTTGTTCAAGTATGCTCATAAAAAGGATATGAATTTATATGGTGTATCGGCATATAGATCTTACAAATCACAAAAACAAGTATATGATGAGAGAGTTCGACGGGTAGGCAAAAAGCAAGCTGATGAATATGTAGCACATCCTGGTACAAGTGAACATCAAACAGGTCTTGCTATAGATGTTACAAATGAAGCTGGTTTCAAAGGCATGTTAACAGTAGATTTTGGACAAACAAAAGAGGGAAAGTGGTTAAAGGCTAATGCCTATAGATTCGGATTTATTATGAGATATCCAAAAGAAAAAGAAGCTATAACAGGTTATAATTATGAGTCCTGGCATATACGATATGTTGGAGTAAAGGCAGCAAAAAAAATGTATGATAGGAATATAGTTCTGGAGGAGTACTTAGGTGAAAAATAA